In Temnothorax longispinosus isolate EJ_2023e chromosome 2, Tlon_JGU_v1, whole genome shotgun sequence, one DNA window encodes the following:
- the LOC139808141 gene encoding uncharacterized protein yields KPPKGCNVSTGEIMNVLLNIKDISDNKEREEQWTAQIDTILDRGRNTEILAYVPSILNDHDSHICTTLDYVLTYVAGYVARKGNRFCKDINNKNFICEECLKTLVLKPNDEIPERHKLIEIKTKGYLINPSIALFNLLSSLEKGVIEGTKCGEININTLFEIMELIDEEKNPITFLGCEKHNYEFTKNIICFYLITRMFFLVKQANKNDNTEKEKTKEKRKCSKLVHSNGPNVSNVDFQIKETNAIETVIQMNYGKRRKIGTNIRDN; encoded by the coding sequence AAACCTCCAAAAGGTTGTAATGTGTCTACTGGAGAAATAATGAacgttcttttaaatattaaagatataagtgataataaagaaagagaagagcaATGGACGGCTCAGATAGATACTATACTGGACAGAGGAAGAAATACTGAAATCTTAGCATATGTCCCATCAATTCTTAATGATCATGATTCGCATATATGTACCACTTTAGATTACGTTCTGACATATGTTGCTGGATATGTAGCAAGAAAAGGAAACAGATTTTGTaaagatataaacaataaaaattttatttgcgaaGAATGTTTAAAGACATTAGTTTTAAAGCCAAATGATGAAATACCAGAGAGACATAaactaattgaaataaaaacgaaaggATATTTGATAAATCCTTCAATAGCTTTGTTTAATTTGCTTTCAAGTCTGGAAAAAGGAGTAATAGAAGGAACAAAATGTGGAGAAATTAACATTAAcacattatttgaaataatggaATTGAttgatgaagaaaaaaatcctaTAACTTTCCTGGGCTGTGAAAAACATAATTACGAATTTACTAAAAACattatctgtttttatttaataacacgaATGTTCTTTCTGGTCAAGCAGgcgaataaaaatgataatactgaaaaagaaaaaacaaaagaaaaaagaaaatgttcaaaattgGTTCATTCAAATGGTCCAAATGTTTCAAATGTggattttcaaattaaagaaacaaatgcAATTGAAACTGTGATACAAATGAATTATGGAAAAAGGCGTAAAATTGGAACAAATATTAGAGATAACTAA